The proteins below come from a single Mycobacteriales bacterium genomic window:
- a CDS encoding phosphatase PAP2 family protein translates to MKGLLPDSVRRRFDPGGRYGLRITLFAFALVLVAVPFGVLLQQVVSEGPLLRVDHGVANSVHEWVVRRGPGFVDAVRLVSWLGRPPFLSLVAVLVCAFLLRRGRTRLAIFVVTTAIMGGLVDTAVKNLVHRPRPVFDHPVATAIGKSFPSGHSMSSAIVYGSLLLVLLPAIPRRRRPWAIGGTVLLVLTIAASRIALGVHFLSDVVGGLVLGVAWLAASVAAFRIWRTERGRKPTPVAAGLEPEAARDLKVGAGT, encoded by the coding sequence GTGAAGGGGCTGCTGCCGGACTCGGTGCGCCGCCGGTTCGACCCGGGCGGGCGGTACGGCCTGCGCATCACGCTGTTCGCGTTCGCGCTGGTGCTGGTGGCGGTGCCGTTCGGCGTCCTGCTCCAGCAGGTCGTCTCCGAGGGGCCGCTGCTGCGCGTCGACCACGGGGTCGCGAACTCCGTCCACGAGTGGGTGGTGCGGCGCGGGCCGGGGTTCGTCGACGCGGTGCGGCTGGTGTCCTGGCTCGGCCGGCCGCCGTTCCTCTCGCTCGTCGCGGTGCTGGTCTGCGCGTTCCTGCTCCGGCGGGGGCGGACCCGCCTGGCGATCTTCGTCGTGACCACCGCGATCATGGGCGGGCTGGTCGACACGGCGGTCAAGAACCTCGTGCACCGGCCGCGGCCGGTGTTCGACCACCCGGTCGCCACGGCGATCGGCAAGAGCTTCCCGTCCGGGCACTCGATGTCGTCGGCGATCGTCTACGGCTCGCTGCTGCTCGTGCTGCTGCCGGCCATCCCGCGGCGGCGGCGCCCCTGGGCGATCGGCGGCACCGTGCTGCTCGTCCTCACCATCGCCGCGTCGCGGATCGCGCTGGGCGTCCACTTCCTCTCCGACGTCGTCGGCGGGCTGGTGCTGGGCGTCGCGTGGCTGGCCGCGAGCGTGGCGGCGTTCCGCATCTGGCGTACGGAGCGTGGTCGCAAGCCCACCCCGGTCGCGGCCGGTCTGGAGCCCGAGGCGGCGCGCGACCTCAAGGTCGGCGCCGGCACCTGA
- a CDS encoding VTT domain-containing protein has product MERARTPLLWLAAARAVLGIVAIPLAPALFRDHFVLLVLLRPTKEVLLAGGFLLRRHDVGLPLLMLAALPLLLGGVWLFYFIGRCYDPERMPRVTKRLLPAKRVKAMCALLERRGVPLVVLGRLAAFPSSVVAASAGASDMPARRFLLADAAGGLLSFAEVVGAGFVLGEAYDRAGPWLTVVGVVVLVAALVLAGRWLRRET; this is encoded by the coding sequence TTGGAGCGTGCCCGCACGCCGCTGCTCTGGCTCGCCGCCGCGCGCGCGGTGCTCGGGATCGTCGCGATCCCGCTGGCGCCGGCGCTGTTCCGCGACCACTTCGTGCTGCTCGTGCTGCTCCGGCCGACCAAGGAGGTGCTGCTCGCGGGCGGCTTCCTGCTGCGCCGGCACGACGTGGGGCTGCCGCTGCTCATGCTGGCCGCGCTGCCGCTGCTGCTCGGCGGCGTCTGGCTGTTCTACTTCATCGGCCGCTGCTACGACCCGGAGCGGATGCCGCGCGTGACCAAGCGGCTGCTGCCGGCGAAGCGGGTCAAGGCGATGTGCGCGCTGCTCGAACGCCGCGGCGTCCCGCTGGTCGTGCTCGGCCGGCTGGCGGCGTTCCCGTCGTCGGTGGTCGCGGCGTCGGCGGGCGCGTCGGACATGCCGGCCCGGCGGTTCCTCCTGGCGGACGCGGCCGGCGGGCTGCTGTCGTTCGCCGAGGTCGTGGGCGCGGGCTTCGTGCTCGGCGAGGCGTACGACCGCGCCGGGCCGTGGCTCACCGTCGTCGGCGTGGTCGTGCTCGTGGCGGCCCTGGTGCTCGCCGGGCGCTGGCTGCGCCGCGAGACGTAG
- a CDS encoding phosphatase PAP2 family protein, whose product MVNRLHDLDVEAYRRVQATNTPPWLDTGITALTHSADHSKLWLGAAALLATRGRPGRRAALRGLMSIGLASFVANVPAKYAVRRGRPDVLTLVRAGRVPHRIPKTRSFPSGHSASAAAFAVGAASEVPSLAVPLGVAAAAVGYSRVHTGVHYPGDVLAGWALGATVGVATRWWWPLAPVDPATVRERLAPTCTRPVPGGRGVTIAVNGSAGPDAATAEEVAAAIREVLPAADVVALDEPEQLAKTLEAAAPDAVAIGVRGGDGSVNAAAGVAYDAGRPLVVVPGGTLNHLARDLGLEGLDDVAAAVESGCTVDMDLAEIDGRPFLNTASFGSYADLVDARERLEDRVGKWPALVLALGRVLRRGGPVEAEIDGTPRKVWAIFVGNCRYEPAGFAPASRPRLDDGTLDVRIIDAERPLPALRLVLALLTGTLARSRVYEQRFATEVRVRVAEPIRLACDGETFDGSREFVIRKRPRPLRVYARAAD is encoded by the coding sequence ATGGTGAACCGGCTGCACGACCTGGACGTGGAGGCCTACCGCCGCGTCCAGGCGACCAACACCCCGCCCTGGCTCGACACGGGCATCACCGCGCTCACGCACAGCGCCGACCACTCCAAGCTGTGGCTCGGGGCGGCGGCGCTGCTGGCGACGCGCGGGCGCCCCGGCCGCCGCGCGGCCCTGCGCGGGCTGATGTCGATCGGGCTGGCGTCGTTCGTCGCCAACGTCCCCGCGAAGTACGCGGTGCGGCGCGGCCGGCCCGACGTGCTGACGCTGGTACGCGCCGGCCGGGTGCCGCACCGCATCCCGAAGACCCGGTCGTTCCCGTCGGGGCACAGCGCGTCGGCGGCGGCGTTCGCCGTGGGCGCGGCGAGCGAGGTGCCGTCGCTGGCGGTGCCGCTGGGCGTGGCGGCCGCGGCCGTCGGCTACTCGCGCGTGCACACCGGCGTCCACTACCCGGGCGACGTGCTGGCCGGCTGGGCGCTGGGCGCCACGGTCGGCGTCGCGACGCGCTGGTGGTGGCCGCTGGCGCCGGTCGACCCGGCGACGGTGCGCGAACGGCTCGCGCCCACCTGCACCCGGCCGGTGCCGGGCGGCCGCGGCGTGACGATCGCCGTCAACGGCTCCGCCGGGCCGGACGCGGCGACGGCCGAGGAGGTGGCCGCCGCGATCCGGGAGGTGCTGCCCGCCGCCGACGTGGTCGCGCTGGACGAGCCGGAGCAGCTCGCGAAGACGCTGGAGGCGGCCGCGCCGGACGCCGTCGCGATCGGCGTGCGCGGCGGCGACGGGTCGGTCAACGCCGCCGCCGGCGTCGCCTACGACGCCGGGCGGCCGCTCGTCGTCGTGCCCGGCGGCACGCTGAACCACCTCGCCCGCGACCTCGGCCTGGAGGGGCTGGACGACGTCGCCGCGGCCGTCGAGAGCGGCTGCACGGTCGACATGGACCTCGCGGAGATCGACGGGCGGCCGTTCCTCAACACCGCGTCGTTCGGCTCGTACGCCGACCTGGTCGACGCGCGCGAACGCCTCGAGGACCGGGTCGGCAAGTGGCCCGCGCTGGTGCTCGCGCTCGGGCGCGTGCTGCGCCGCGGCGGCCCGGTGGAGGCCGAGATCGACGGCACGCCCCGCAAGGTGTGGGCCATCTTCGTCGGCAACTGCCGGTACGAGCCGGCCGGCTTCGCGCCCGCGTCCCGGCCGCGGCTGGACGACGGCACGCTCGACGTGCGGATCATCGACGCGGAGCGGCCGTTGCCGGCGCTGCGGCTGGTCCTGGCTCTGCTGACGGGCACGCTGGCGCGCTCGCGGGTGTACGAGCAGCGGTTCGCGACGGAGGTCCGCGTGCGGGTGGCCGAGCCGATCCGGCTCGCGTGCGACGGGGAGACGTTCGACGGGTCGCGGGAGTTCGTCATCCGCAAGCGGCCGCGGCCGCTGCGCGTGTACGCCCGGGCGGCGGACTGA